In Paenibacillus phoenicis, one genomic interval encodes:
- a CDS encoding ABC-F family ATP-binding cassette domain-containing protein encodes MISTNGVTLRYGKRTLFEDVNIKFTPGNCYGLIGANGAGKSTFLKILSGEIEPNQGEVFMTPGERLAVLKQNHYEYDEYPVLETVIMGHGRLYSIMKEKDALYAKPDFSEEDGLRAGELEGEFAELNGWEAESDAAALLIGLGIPRELHDKKMAELSGNEKVRVLLAQALFGRPNNLLLDEPTNHLDLESIQWLENFLMDYEGTVIVVSHDRHFLNKVCTHIADIDFGKIQLYVGNYDFWYESSQLALQMQRDANKKKEEKIKELQAFIQRFSANASKSKQATSRKKQLEKITLEDIRPSNRKYPFLHFKAEREAGKQLLTVDGLTKTIEGEKVLDNVSFVVNKGDKIAFVGPNSVPKTTLFQIVMGELEADSGEYSWGITTSQAYFPKDNSRYFDGVDLNLVEWLRQYSPKDQDETFLRGFLGRMLFSGEEALKKASVLSGGEKVRCMLAKMMLNGANVLLFDEPTNHLDLESITALNNGLIDFDGTILFTSHDHQFIQTIANRIIEITPNGIIDRVMTYDEYLESEEIQNLRKSMYPEEG; translated from the coding sequence ATGATCAGTACTAACGGTGTGACGCTCCGGTATGGAAAACGGACACTTTTCGAAGATGTAAATATAAAATTCACCCCCGGCAACTGCTACGGTTTGATCGGGGCCAACGGGGCGGGCAAGTCGACGTTCCTGAAAATTCTCTCCGGCGAGATCGAGCCCAACCAAGGCGAAGTGTTTATGACGCCGGGCGAACGTTTAGCGGTCCTCAAGCAGAACCACTATGAATACGACGAGTACCCCGTGCTGGAAACGGTGATCATGGGTCACGGCCGGTTGTATTCGATTATGAAAGAGAAGGATGCGCTGTACGCCAAACCCGATTTCTCCGAAGAGGACGGCCTGCGTGCAGGCGAACTGGAGGGCGAATTCGCTGAGTTGAACGGCTGGGAAGCCGAGTCGGATGCAGCGGCGCTGCTGATTGGCCTTGGCATTCCACGCGAGCTGCACGATAAGAAGATGGCCGAGCTGAGCGGCAACGAGAAGGTGCGCGTGCTGTTGGCGCAAGCGTTGTTTGGTCGCCCGAATAACCTGCTCCTGGACGAACCAACGAACCACTTGGACCTCGAATCGATCCAGTGGCTGGAGAACTTCCTGATGGACTACGAAGGCACCGTTATCGTCGTATCCCATGACCGTCACTTCCTGAATAAGGTATGTACGCATATCGCGGATATCGACTTCGGTAAAATCCAGTTGTACGTCGGCAACTACGACTTCTGGTACGAATCCAGCCAGTTGGCGCTGCAAATGCAGCGGGACGCCAACAAGAAGAAGGAAGAGAAGATCAAGGAGCTGCAAGCCTTTATTCAACGTTTCTCGGCGAACGCTTCGAAATCGAAGCAAGCGACCTCGCGGAAGAAGCAGCTCGAGAAAATTACGCTGGAGGACATCCGTCCGTCCAACCGGAAATATCCGTTCCTGCACTTCAAGGCAGAGCGTGAAGCGGGCAAGCAGCTGCTGACCGTGGACGGGCTGACCAAAACGATCGAAGGCGAAAAGGTCTTGGATAACGTCAGCTTCGTCGTAAACAAAGGCGACAAAATCGCCTTCGTCGGACCCAACAGCGTGCCGAAAACAACGTTGTTCCAAATCGTCATGGGCGAGTTGGAAGCCGACAGCGGGGAATACAGCTGGGGGATTACAACTTCGCAGGCGTATTTTCCGAAGGACAACTCCCGTTATTTCGATGGGGTGGACCTGAATCTGGTGGAATGGCTGCGCCAATATTCGCCGAAGGATCAGGACGAAACGTTCCTGCGCGGCTTCCTTGGACGGATGCTATTCTCCGGCGAAGAAGCGCTGAAGAAAGCGAGCGTATTGTCCGGGGGCGAGAAGGTTCGCTGCATGCTGGCCAAAATGATGCTGAACGGCGCAAACGTGCTGTTGTTTGACGAGCCGACCAACCACCTCGATCTTGAATCGATTACGGCGCTCAACAACGGGTTGATCGACTTTGATGGCACGATCCTCTTCACGTCGCATGACCATCAGTTCATCCAAACGATCGCCAACCGCATCATTGAAATTACGCCAAACGGCATCATTGATCGCGTTATGACATACGACGAATATCTGGAGAGCGAAGAGATTCAAAATCTGCGGAAATCGATGTATCCGGAAGAAGGATAA
- a CDS encoding amylo-alpha-1,6-glucosidase, which translates to MDYRVIKEGELFMLSGLNGDIGRHNEQGFGLYAQDTRFLSRFELEVDGGKPVLLSSAGDKSYVASFRLIKEAKDDGAIEVTRDRFIYNGRLYERIALTNYFPREIAFDVSVSFDADFQDMFLVRKYRTGEVGKVEGVVVGDQNMTFRYLGADQETRQTRIAWDAKGGRADDGGTVTFPLSLKIQETWQVTFQVVPMADKLLPADTPLSFDEGLQRLEQSYEAWYADNTRIASDSPVFNELYRRGVQDLRMLTTDIGYGETTVAGLPWFAVPFGRDSLITSLFMLPINPRHAVGTLRTLAAYQGEQVDPWRDEQPGKIMHEIRFGELVTTKQSPFSPYYGTIDSTPLFLVLIGEYYRWTGDLALVEELRPNIMRALAYIDASMQSGSGFMAYKQEADKGFPNQGWKDSANSIMHEHGAYADSPIALAEVQGYVYQAKHSLAPLFELMGEPETARRLEAEAEELKARFESAFWMEDEQCYAIALDKDLRQVRSVSSNPGHLLMSGMPEASRAKAQAGRMMKPDMFNGYGIRTMSTESTGYYPMSYHNGSVWPHDNAMILLGLGKLGFKQEAEQVISGLLNASVHFEYQRLPELFCGHDAGLGHPVPYPTTCSPQAWAAGTSIVFLQAMLGLYPDALRREIVLSPFLVQGMNQLEATHIAIGGGHLSVRVTRNADGSTFSVEILENTTGYTVVE; encoded by the coding sequence ATGGATTACCGCGTAATCAAAGAAGGGGAGCTGTTTATGCTCTCTGGGCTGAACGGCGACATTGGCCGGCACAATGAGCAGGGATTTGGATTATACGCGCAGGATACGCGCTTCTTAAGCCGCTTTGAGCTGGAGGTGGACGGCGGGAAGCCCGTGCTTCTGTCTTCCGCAGGCGACAAAAGTTATGTAGCCAGCTTCCGGCTTATCAAGGAAGCCAAGGATGACGGAGCGATTGAAGTTACACGCGACCGCTTCATCTATAATGGCAGACTTTATGAACGCATTGCCTTGACGAATTATTTTCCACGGGAGATCGCCTTTGATGTATCCGTTTCGTTCGATGCGGACTTTCAAGACATGTTCCTGGTTCGCAAATACCGCACGGGGGAAGTTGGCAAGGTGGAAGGAGTTGTCGTCGGGGATCAGAATATGACGTTCCGGTATCTTGGAGCAGATCAGGAAACAAGACAAACGCGGATCGCCTGGGACGCTAAAGGCGGACGGGCGGATGACGGCGGGACGGTTACGTTCCCATTGTCCTTGAAGATCCAAGAGACATGGCAAGTTACGTTTCAAGTTGTCCCGATGGCGGACAAGCTGCTTCCAGCGGACACGCCGCTTAGTTTTGATGAAGGGCTGCAGCGGCTGGAGCAGTCGTACGAAGCTTGGTATGCGGACAACACCCGTATCGCTTCCGATTCCCCGGTATTTAACGAATTGTACCGGCGCGGGGTACAGGACTTGCGTATGTTGACGACGGATATCGGCTACGGTGAGACGACGGTTGCGGGACTGCCTTGGTTTGCTGTTCCGTTTGGCCGGGACAGCTTGATCACCTCGCTCTTCATGCTCCCGATTAACCCTCGGCACGCCGTGGGAACGTTAAGAACGTTAGCGGCCTATCAGGGGGAGCAGGTCGACCCGTGGCGAGACGAACAGCCGGGCAAAATCATGCACGAGATCCGCTTCGGCGAGCTGGTGACCACGAAACAATCGCCGTTCTCCCCGTACTACGGCACGATCGATTCAACACCGTTGTTCCTTGTTTTGATCGGCGAATACTACCGTTGGACCGGCGACCTCGCTTTGGTGGAGGAGTTGCGGCCGAACATAATGCGCGCATTGGCTTATATCGATGCGTCCATGCAGTCGGGCTCAGGGTTTATGGCTTATAAGCAGGAAGCGGACAAAGGCTTCCCGAACCAGGGCTGGAAGGATTCCGCCAATTCGATTATGCACGAACACGGAGCTTACGCGGATTCGCCAATTGCGCTGGCTGAGGTGCAAGGGTACGTCTACCAGGCGAAGCATTCGCTGGCGCCGCTGTTCGAGCTGATGGGTGAGCCGGAGACGGCCCGCCGGCTGGAGGCGGAAGCGGAAGAACTGAAAGCGCGGTTCGAGTCGGCTTTCTGGATGGAGGACGAGCAATGCTACGCGATCGCCTTGGACAAAGATTTGCGCCAAGTCCGCAGCGTCAGTTCGAATCCGGGGCATCTGCTGATGAGCGGAATGCCCGAGGCTTCTCGCGCCAAGGCGCAGGCCGGGCGGATGATGAAGCCGGATATGTTTAACGGGTACGGCATTCGGACCATGAGTACAGAATCTACCGGCTATTACCCGATGAGTTATCATAACGGCAGCGTATGGCCGCATGACAACGCCATGATCTTGCTTGGCCTTGGCAAGCTCGGCTTCAAGCAGGAGGCGGAGCAAGTTATCTCGGGATTGCTGAACGCTTCGGTGCATTTCGAGTACCAGCGCTTGCCGGAGCTGTTCTGCGGTCATGACGCGGGTCTGGGCCATCCGGTTCCGTATCCGACGACCTGCTCGCCGCAAGCTTGGGCGGCCGGCACATCGATCGTCTTCCTGCAGGCGATGCTGGGGCTGTACCCCGATGCGCTCCGCCGGGAAATCGTATTGTCGCCGTTCCTTGTGCAAGGCATGAACCAGCTGGAGGCAACGCATATCGCGATCGGCGGCGGGCACTTGTCGGTTCGCGTTACGCGGAACGCGGACGGCAGCACCTTCTCCGTCGAGATTCTGGAGAACACCACAGGTTATACCGTGGTTGAATAA
- a CDS encoding carbohydrate ABC transporter permease: MKSRTRIGRPFLYLGMIVLGLLFAIPFIYTLYSSVLPMRFVNTLTSPANWTLDNFKLFFTNEAYNVPRWFLNTIIMTGVVVLGNMVINPMAGFALAKLNFRGKSVIYWIVVATMMVPYHMILIPVYVNMAQLGWLNTFWALTIPFLYQGLYIFMLRQFFISVPNEFLEAARIDGLTKMGAFWKIVYPLARSSLITMAILAFAGTWNSYLIPSTLTNKPDMYVLVVGLNSVKDQFFENTSLIMAGVVLSTLPIILFFFLFQRQYIEGISNAGIKG, encoded by the coding sequence ATGAAAAGCCGTACGCGCATAGGTCGGCCGTTCCTTTACCTCGGCATGATCGTTCTGGGGCTTCTGTTTGCCATCCCTTTTATTTATACGTTGTATTCCTCCGTATTGCCGATGCGTTTCGTGAATACACTCACTTCGCCGGCAAACTGGACGCTGGATAACTTCAAACTGTTTTTTACGAATGAAGCTTACAATGTACCGCGCTGGTTTCTGAACACGATCATCATGACCGGTGTGGTGGTGCTTGGGAATATGGTGATTAATCCGATGGCAGGGTTTGCACTGGCTAAGCTGAATTTCCGGGGGAAATCGGTCATTTATTGGATCGTGGTCGCGACGATGATGGTGCCTTACCATATGATCTTGATCCCGGTCTATGTCAACATGGCTCAGTTGGGCTGGCTCAACACGTTTTGGGCTTTGACCATCCCGTTCCTGTATCAGGGACTGTATATTTTTATGCTCCGTCAGTTCTTTATTTCGGTGCCGAACGAATTTTTGGAGGCGGCCCGGATTGACGGTCTGACGAAGATGGGCGCCTTCTGGAAGATTGTTTATCCGCTGGCCCGTTCGTCGCTGATTACGATGGCGATTTTGGCATTTGCCGGAACCTGGAACAGTTATCTGATTCCGAGTACTTTGACGAATAAGCCGGATATGTACGTGCTTGTCGTAGGTCTGAACAGTGTGAAGGACCAATTCTTCGAAAATACGTCGCTGATTATGGCCGGCGTCGTATTGTCGACGCTGCCGATTATCCTCTTCTTCTTCCTGTTCCAGCGGCAGTACATCGAGGGCATCTCAAACGCCGGCATTAAAGGTTGA
- a CDS encoding carbohydrate ABC transporter permease yields the protein MLPVKNNKNRQSVFRSIADSDLTLGWLFTLPFLLLWAWWFLYPFIQSFVRSFQDANFASLDQAKFIGLSNYIEILHDREFFRALLHSLEIVVVSIPLQTILGLFLALLVNQKLKGKGIFRTVFFLPYITSQIAITTVFMMLFKQGTFLTNFFGTLGFGNVTWYADTKYALLFVCILFIFQQAGFTMIVYLSGLQEIPKDLYEASEIDGASKWNKFRYITVPSLKAVTFFIVSVSTIAGFQIYDQIAAISRYGALGTPAGATSTVVTYFYQHGIRYMNIGYGSAAVVLFFIIIMLITYLQKKFLDVKE from the coding sequence GTGTTACCCGTGAAAAACAATAAAAATCGGCAATCCGTGTTTCGTTCCATCGCCGATTCGGATCTGACATTAGGCTGGTTGTTTACCCTGCCTTTTTTGCTTTTATGGGCCTGGTGGTTTTTATATCCTTTCATTCAGTCTTTTGTCAGAAGCTTTCAGGATGCCAACTTTGCCTCGCTGGATCAAGCCAAGTTTATCGGGTTAAGCAATTATATTGAAATTCTTCATGACCGGGAGTTCTTCCGTGCCCTGCTCCATTCCCTGGAGATCGTGGTGGTTTCGATCCCGTTGCAAACGATACTGGGCTTGTTTCTCGCATTGCTCGTTAACCAGAAGCTCAAGGGCAAGGGCATCTTCCGGACGGTCTTTTTCTTACCCTACATCACTTCGCAAATTGCGATTACCACCGTCTTTATGATGCTGTTTAAGCAAGGGACGTTCCTGACGAATTTCTTCGGCACGCTGGGATTCGGCAATGTTACCTGGTACGCCGATACGAAGTACGCGCTGCTGTTTGTATGCATTCTGTTTATCTTCCAGCAAGCCGGGTTTACGATGATCGTCTATTTGTCCGGCCTGCAGGAAATTCCCAAAGACTTGTACGAAGCAAGCGAGATCGACGGCGCCTCGAAGTGGAATAAATTCCGCTATATTACGGTGCCTTCATTGAAGGCGGTCACGTTCTTTATCGTCTCCGTGTCTACGATCGCCGGATTTCAAATCTATGACCAAATCGCCGCCATTTCTAGGTACGGGGCGCTGGGAACTCCGGCTGGAGCAACTAGTACAGTCGTCACCTACTTCTACCAACACGGGATCCGTTACATGAACATCGGGTACGGAAGTGCGGCCGTTGTCCTGTTCTTTATCATCATTATGCTGATTACGTACCTGCAAAAAAAATTCCTGGACGTGAAGGAGTGA
- a CDS encoding ABC transporter substrate-binding protein, with amino-acid sequence MKARKRTLSALLILCLAAVVGLTACGSSKTADNTGGSETKPGQKVTVNFGFWGTAQDLAIYQAAADKINTVYPDIELKIKQYPSSEQFWNTLPGEIAAGVAPDFIKMSNEGAYEYINKNLFTPIDDLIQSTGIDMSRFPESSKNIWKVDGKMYGIPNTDMPAMFLINEKMWKGAGLGDYPTTWDEVIQAAKVLNKGDVKGIIVNLDAFHITNYVKSFGGGWGYGKTINSPENVKALELIVDMYKEGIAVTPKSLGFGWDGEVFSNEKGAMSTGGYWYKGYLKDANPDLKYVALPIPKGTTNGSTMSSDAYIVLKDAKNKEAALKAAYYMTNDETQKAFMDLGFNPALTSLSGQYFEKNPEFSALKPALEYSTDFEYPTDTKRFTDALVQELEGLILGGSGKTAQQILDDIQSQFN; translated from the coding sequence ATGAAAGCCAGAAAAAGAACACTTTCAGCTCTGCTGATTTTGTGCCTTGCCGCTGTCGTAGGCTTGACCGCTTGCGGAAGCAGCAAAACCGCTGACAATACAGGGGGAAGCGAGACGAAACCGGGACAAAAAGTCACCGTCAACTTCGGGTTCTGGGGAACCGCCCAAGACTTGGCGATCTATCAAGCCGCAGCTGATAAGATCAACACGGTTTACCCGGATATTGAGTTGAAGATCAAGCAGTACCCAAGCAGTGAGCAGTTTTGGAATACGTTGCCGGGGGAAATCGCCGCGGGCGTCGCACCGGACTTTATCAAGATGTCCAACGAAGGCGCGTATGAATACATCAATAAAAATCTGTTTACGCCCATCGATGATCTGATCCAAAGTACGGGCATCGATATGAGCCGCTTCCCGGAATCTTCGAAGAACATCTGGAAGGTTGACGGCAAAATGTACGGCATCCCGAATACGGACATGCCTGCGATGTTCCTGATCAATGAGAAGATGTGGAAAGGCGCCGGGCTTGGGGACTATCCTACGACCTGGGATGAAGTGATTCAAGCAGCCAAAGTGCTGAATAAAGGCGACGTGAAAGGCATCATTGTGAACCTGGACGCCTTCCATATCACCAACTATGTGAAAAGCTTCGGCGGCGGCTGGGGCTACGGCAAAACGATCAATTCTCCAGAGAACGTCAAAGCGCTGGAACTGATCGTCGATATGTACAAAGAAGGCATTGCGGTAACACCGAAATCGTTAGGCTTTGGTTGGGACGGCGAAGTATTCAGCAACGAGAAAGGTGCGATGAGTACCGGCGGTTACTGGTACAAAGGTTACCTGAAGGACGCAAATCCGGATCTGAAATATGTGGCTTTGCCGATTCCTAAAGGGACGACCAACGGCAGCACGATGAGCTCCGACGCTTATATTGTGCTGAAGGACGCCAAAAACAAAGAAGCAGCGTTGAAAGCGGCTTACTACATGACGAACGACGAAACGCAAAAAGCCTTTATGGATCTGGGCTTTAACCCGGCATTAACTTCGCTGTCCGGCCAATACTTCGAGAAAAATCCGGAGTTCAGCGCATTGAAGCCAGCGCTGGAATACAGCACGGACTTCGAATATCCAACGGATACGAAACGCTTTACCGATGCGCTTGTGCAAGAGCTGGAAGGCCTGATTCTCGGCGGATCCGGCAAGACGGCGCAGCAAATTCTTGACGATATCCAAAGTCAGTTTAACTAA